One Glycine soja cultivar W05 chromosome 2, ASM419377v2, whole genome shotgun sequence genomic region harbors:
- the LOC114373985 gene encoding uncharacterized protein LOC114373985, protein MTETSMQEGNSDVYGFLEPQSIQRYGQSQFELESYMKNWMQNLKRDVYLGAYLNGAHWQMVVILPKENLVVWFCSLHNRLDNYLKGIINSALKGLDDTPEPKSKAGVVKIMNSPVSQPALRQGREKGLSVGPKVHLPLKKNA, encoded by the exons atgactgagacaagtatgcaagaggggaattctgatgtgtatggattccttgagccacagtCCATCCAGAGATATGGGCAATcgcaatttgaattagaaagttACATGAAGAACTGGATGCAGAATTTAAAACGGGATgtctacctaggagcctacctgaatgg tgcacattggcaaatggtcgtcattttgcctaaggaaaatcttgtcgtctggttttgttccttgcataatAGGCTAGACAACTACCTGAAAGGAATAATTAATAG tgctttgaaaggacttgacgatactccagaacctaaatccaaggctggt GtagtaaaaattatgaattcaCCAGTGTCGCAACCTGCCCTCCGGCAAGGGCGCGAAAAAGGCCTCTCGGTTGGGCCAAAGGTTCATCTTCCTTTGAAGAAAAATGCGTGA
- the LOC114371344 gene encoding methyltransferase-like protein 23 isoform X1, with protein sequence MEEKDWNDDSLTMTTVSHHCFSDDSKAPSFSISIIENMKDEYGLFLWPCNVVLVEYVWQHNHRFSGANVVELGAGTSLLGLVAAKLGVCVTLTDDFTRLGVLHYYHPICSLHTFIKISNKLLLTTKHVLGLTWGVWDSSIFSLQSTIILGADVLYDSNAFDNLFATVTFLFRNSPGSTYITSYHNRSGHHLIEFWVGKWGLECLKLLDGFSFLPSDKASL encoded by the exons ATGGAGGAGAAAGATTGGAATGATGACAGCCTCACCATGACCACCGTTTCTCATCACTGTTTCAGCGATGATTCTAAAGCACCAAGTTTCTCCATCTCCATCATCGAG AACATGAAGGACGAATATGGCCTATTCCTATGGCCCTGCAACGTAGTTCTCGTCGAGTATGTTTGGCAGCACAATCATCGATTTTCAGGAGCCAACGTTGTTGAG CTAGGTGCTGGAACTTCCTTGCTTGGCTTGGTTGCAGCAAAACTCGGTGTCTGTGTCACTCTTACCGATGACTTCACCAGATTAGGGGTATTACACTATTACCATCCAATTTGTAGTTTACATACTTTTATAAAGATTTCAAATAAACTATTGTTAACCACCAAGCAT GTGTTGGGATTGACATGGGGAGTTTGGGATTCATCCATATTCAGTTTACAATCAACAATTATTCTAGGGGCTGATGTGCTGTATGATTCAAATG CCTTTGATAACCTCTTTGCCACTGTGACTTTCCTGTTCCGAAATTCTCCTGGGTCAACTTATATAACCTCATATCATAACAGAAG TGGGCATCACCTTATTGAGTTTTGGGTAGGAAAATGGGGCTTAGAGTGTCTGAAGCTTCTTGATGGATTTTCCTTCTTGCCATCTGACAAAGCATCACTGTAA
- the LOC114371344 gene encoding methyltransferase-like protein 23 isoform X2, which produces MEEKDWNDDSLTMTTVSHHCFSDDSKAPSFSISIIENMKDEYGLFLWPCNVVLVEYVWQHNHRFSGANVVELGAGTSLLGLVAAKLGVCVTLTDDFTRLGVLHYYHPICSLHTFIKISNKLLLTTKHVLGLTWGVWDSSIFSLQSTIILGADVLYDSNGSGHHLIEFWVGKWGLECLKLLDGFSFLPSDKASL; this is translated from the exons ATGGAGGAGAAAGATTGGAATGATGACAGCCTCACCATGACCACCGTTTCTCATCACTGTTTCAGCGATGATTCTAAAGCACCAAGTTTCTCCATCTCCATCATCGAG AACATGAAGGACGAATATGGCCTATTCCTATGGCCCTGCAACGTAGTTCTCGTCGAGTATGTTTGGCAGCACAATCATCGATTTTCAGGAGCCAACGTTGTTGAG CTAGGTGCTGGAACTTCCTTGCTTGGCTTGGTTGCAGCAAAACTCGGTGTCTGTGTCACTCTTACCGATGACTTCACCAGATTAGGGGTATTACACTATTACCATCCAATTTGTAGTTTACATACTTTTATAAAGATTTCAAATAAACTATTGTTAACCACCAAGCAT GTGTTGGGATTGACATGGGGAGTTTGGGATTCATCCATATTCAGTTTACAATCAACAATTATTCTAGGGGCTGATGTGCTGTATGATTCAAATG GCAGTGGGCATCACCTTATTGAGTTTTGGGTAGGAAAATGGGGCTTAGAGTGTCTGAAGCTTCTTGATGGATTTTCCTTCTTGCCATCTGACAAAGCATCACTGTAA